Proteins co-encoded in one Rattus rattus isolate New Zealand chromosome 5, Rrattus_CSIRO_v1, whole genome shotgun sequence genomic window:
- the Rassf2 gene encoding ras association domain-containing protein 2 — MDYTHQTALIPCGQDKYMPKSELLLHLKTYNLYYEGQNLQLRHREEEDEFIVEGLLNISWGLRRPIRLQMQDDHERIRPPPSSSSWHSGCNLGAQGTTLKPLTVPTVQISEVDMPVENMETHSPTDSRGLKPVQEDTPQLMRTRSDVGVRRRGNVRTSSDQRRIRRHRFSINGHFYNHKTSVFTPAYGSVTNVRINSTMTTPQVLKLLLNKFKIENSAEEFALYVVHTSGEKQKLKNSDYPLIARILQGPCEQISKVFLMEKDQVEEVTYDVAQYIKFEMPVLKSFIQKLQEEEDREVEKLMRKYTVLRLMIRQRLEEIAETPETI; from the exons atggaCTACACTCACCAAACTGCCCTAATTCCATGCGGACAAGACAAGTACATGCCCAA GAGTGAACTTCTCCTACATCTAAAGACATACAACTTGTACTATGAAGGCCAGAACCTGCAACTCCGACACCGAGAG GAAGAAGACGAGTTCATTGTGGAGGGGCTGCTGAACATCTCCTGGGGGCTGCGCAGGCCCATTCGGCTGCAGATGCAGGATGACCACGAACGCATCCGTCCcccaccatcctcctcctcctggcacTCCGGCTGTAACCTGGGCGCACAGGG CACCACACTGAAGCCCCTTACCGTGCCCACTGTCCAGATCTCAGAAGTGGATATGCCCGTTGAAAACATGGAGACGCATAGCCCAACAG aTTCCAGAGGCCTGAAGCCTGTGCAGGAGGACACCCCACAGTTGATGCGCACACGCAGTGATGTTGGGGTGCGCCGCCGTGGCAATGTGAGGACATCCAGTGACCAGCGGCGAATCAGACGCCATCGCTTCTCCATCAATGGCCATTTCTATAACCACAAG ACATCAGTGTTCACACCAGCCTATGGCTCTGTCACCAATGTCCGCATCAACAGCACCATGACAACTCCGCAGGTCCTGAAGCTGCTGCTCAACAAGTTTAAG ATTGAGAATTCGGCAGAGGAGTTCGCGTTGTACGTGGTCCACACCAGTGGTG agaagcagaagctgaagAACTCTGACTACCCCCTGATCGCCCGCATCCTCCAGGGCCCCTGTGAGCAGATCTCCAAAGTGTTTCTGATGGAGAAGGACCAGGTGGAGGAGGTCACCTATGAT GTGGCCCAGTATATAAAGTTTGAGATGCCAGTCCTTAAAAGCTTCATTCAGAAACTCCAGGAGGAAGAAGACCGGGAGGTGGAGAAGCTGATGCGAAA GTACACGGTGCTCCGGCTAATGATTCGGCAAAGGCTAGAGGAGATAGCAGAGACCCCTGAGACTATCTGA